AAAGAATGTGTAGACATAATAAACTATCCCAGCTTCTTTTTCACCCGGCAGAATATGGAACTTTCCTTTTGCCACATTTTCGTTTGCCCTCGGATGACATTTACCACAGGTCTTTGCGAGATTTGCCGGGTGAATTGGTGACTTCGGGTCACGCGATGGTAAAACATCGTGATATTCATGACAAGAGGCACAATTAGCAGCTCTAACCACACCGAATTTCAAAGCTATACCATGGAAGCTTTCCTTGTACGCTTCTGGATTTTTAACAGGAACACCAACCCTTTTCATTAACTTTACATCAGAATGACATTTGTCACAAGTTCCAACGACATTTTTTGGATTTAAACTTGATCTCGGGTCCTCCGGAGGCAAGATATCATGCTCGCGATGACAATCAGAGCAAACCGCCGATTCAAGAACACCTCTCTGAATCCCAGCCCAGTGAATTGAACTATAATACTCATCCCTAACCGTTTGATGGCATCTACCACAAAGTTCGGGTATTTTAGTTTTATATACACTTGAACTTGGGTCCTCTGGCTTTTTGACATAATGAACCGTGTGGCAATCTTTACAATCGGGCGCATTTTTACCACGGGCTATAGCCCTACTGTGAACGCTTTCCTTATATTTCTCCGGCTTTGCTGTAACAGGAGCCCCAACCGTATTCCCTTCAAAATGACATTGCAAGCAATGTATTTTCTTGGGCTTGGTAAAATGAGGTATGACCCTTACATCAACATGGCAAGCAACACAGAGAAACTTACTGTGCACTGAACTTTCAAATTCCTCTCTTGAGACATAAAGTGATTTAAATCTCCCCTGTTCAATCACACCAAAATTTTTAACACCATGACAAACAAAACATCTATCATTTTTCAACTGCGAATTCGCTTGACCGATCACAAAGAAGAAAAATAAAAAAATCAGCCCATATCTCATCTTTCACTTTCCTTATTTTTTATATCAAGATATTCAAGATAATGGTTTTCCTTGAGCCATTCCTCAGAAACATAACCATGCCAAAAGGAGGAGTTCATCGGGAAATTTCCCGGAGAGAGATGAACTAAGTAAAGATGCCAAAGGACAAGAAATGTTATTATAAGAGTTGCCGTCGCACTATGT
This is a stretch of genomic DNA from Candidatus Thermokryptus mobilis. It encodes these proteins:
- a CDS encoding cytochrome c3 family protein; its protein translation is MRYGLIFLFFFFVIGQANSQLKNDRCFVCHGVKNFGVIEQGRFKSLYVSREEFESSVHSKFLCVACHVDVRVIPHFTKPKKIHCLQCHFEGNTVGAPVTAKPEKYKESVHSRAIARGKNAPDCKDCHTVHYVKKPEDPSSSVYKTKIPELCGRCHQTVRDEYYSSIHWAGIQRGVLESAVCSDCHREHDILPPEDPRSSLNPKNVVGTCDKCHSDVKLMKRVGVPVKNPEAYKESFHGIALKFGVVRAANCASCHEYHDVLPSRDPKSPIHPANLAKTCGKCHPRANENVAKGKFHILPGEKEAGIVYYVYTFFKWFTLIVLAGLFTHIVLDLIGHFRRKRKSVE